From a region of the Paenibacillus sp. R14(2021) genome:
- a CDS encoding zinc-binding alcohol dehydrogenase, with translation MKYHVLTSEEPGAIALKELELAEPGDSEIQVKIHASLISPGTERAFVLNMENTSGEYPMYPGYSSAGVVTKIGKAVTDFKIGDRIACHGITHRSYGNIRQARAARIPDGVSFEMAAFTSLGVIATQGIRKARIELGESAMVIGLGIIGQLAVQLAKLNGAIPVIGVDRADNRIELAKRSGADLTLNNAEADWRERLLKETEGKGPHVVIEGTGVPEVISTAFETARDFGRVVILSSTRGNSTINFYRDVHKKALTVIGAHISGNPIADSRPGFWSWRDDAAAFLNLLKYGRLSLEHLITDRVHWQEAEKLYREMLTSNAAMIGTLIQWD, from the coding sequence ATGAAATATCATGTGCTGACGAGTGAAGAACCAGGAGCGATCGCACTTAAGGAGCTCGAACTTGCGGAGCCCGGAGATAGTGAAATACAAGTGAAAATTCATGCCTCCTTAATCAGCCCCGGAACGGAAAGAGCCTTCGTGCTGAATATGGAGAATACGTCGGGGGAGTACCCGATGTATCCCGGCTACAGCTCGGCAGGCGTCGTTACAAAAATCGGAAAAGCGGTCACCGATTTCAAGATCGGCGACCGTATCGCTTGTCACGGAATTACCCATCGCTCTTACGGCAACATCCGTCAAGCGCGCGCAGCGAGAATACCGGACGGGGTATCGTTCGAGATGGCTGCCTTTACTTCGCTTGGCGTTATTGCAACGCAAGGCATTCGCAAAGCGAGAATCGAGCTGGGAGAATCAGCGATGGTTATCGGACTCGGAATTATCGGACAGCTGGCGGTTCAATTGGCGAAGCTTAACGGAGCCATACCGGTAATCGGCGTTGACCGCGCGGACAACCGAATCGAGCTTGCCAAGCGCTCCGGCGCAGATCTGACCCTTAACAATGCCGAAGCCGATTGGAGGGAGCGGCTGCTTAAGGAAACCGAAGGCAAAGGCCCCCATGTCGTCATTGAAGGGACGGGAGTCCCTGAAGTCATCAGCACCGCTTTCGAGACAGCCAGGGATTTCGGACGCGTTGTTATTCTAAGCAGCACCCGCGGCAACAGCACGATTAACTTCTACCGGGACGTTCACAAGAAGGCGTTAACGGTCATAGGAGCTCATATTTCGGGCAATCCGATCGCGGATTCCAGACCGGGCTTCTGGTCGTGGCGGGATGATGCGGCCGCGTTTCTGAATCTCTTGAAATACGGAAGATTGTCGCTTGAGCATCTGATTACGGATCGGGTTCACTGGCAGGAAGCTGAGAAACTCTACCGTGAAATGCTGACCTCGAACGCAGCTATGATTGGAACGCTTATCCAGTGGGATTAG
- a CDS encoding sugar phosphate isomerase/epimerase: MYTFGWCRGIEEAEILRSAGFDYIECALTALKLEDDLAYRELLPRYLDSPLPASAFNLFFPSDLKVVGPDVDEQRIHRYVAKAAEALHLVGARISVLGSGRSRRVPEEWEKARAEEQFARLLERIADEFTGTGVVLALEPLNRRECNLVNSVEDACRFVQSINRAPIRALADFYHMDEENEPFQTLIDHKAWLAHIHLADTGRLSPGTGRYPYAEFAADLRKTGYDGMISAECTVNEIGEFAPSLAFMKRHFVEKGLA; the protein is encoded by the coding sequence ATGTATACATTCGGTTGGTGTAGAGGCATCGAAGAAGCCGAGATTCTGCGGTCTGCCGGCTTCGATTATATCGAATGCGCCCTGACGGCATTAAAGCTAGAAGATGATCTAGCTTATCGGGAATTGCTGCCCCGTTATCTGGACAGCCCGCTGCCGGCAAGCGCGTTTAATTTGTTTTTTCCTTCCGACCTGAAGGTGGTCGGTCCGGACGTCGATGAGCAACGCATTCACCGTTATGTAGCCAAAGCCGCAGAGGCGCTTCACCTTGTCGGCGCCAGGATCTCCGTTCTCGGAAGCGGCCGTTCCAGGAGAGTTCCGGAAGAGTGGGAGAAGGCGAGGGCAGAAGAGCAGTTCGCTAGATTGCTAGAGCGGATAGCGGACGAGTTCACGGGTACGGGAGTCGTTCTGGCTCTGGAGCCGTTAAATCGCAGAGAATGCAATTTAGTCAACAGCGTCGAAGATGCATGCCGGTTCGTCCAATCGATTAATCGCGCCCCGATTCGGGCGCTGGCGGATTTCTACCATATGGACGAAGAAAACGAGCCCTTCCAGACGTTAATTGATCATAAAGCGTGGCTCGCCCATATTCATCTAGCGGATACGGGACGCCTGTCGCCGGGAACCGGCCGGTACCCCTACGCGGAATTCGCTGCCGATTTGCGCAAAACCGGATATGACGGCATGATCTCGGCCGAGTGTACGGTCAACGAAATCGGCGAGTTCGCACCGAGTCTAGCATTCATGAAACGTCATTTTGTAGAGAAGGGACTTGCATGA
- a CDS encoding sugar phosphorylase yields MMNTMPMIPQAAKGSLLDKLHVLYGTQSAATLAEIESLLHEFGRLPAKPWVSENDVLLITYGDSIKEDGLAPLATLKEFLRQYAKDTITGVHILPFYPYTSDDGFSVVDYAKVNPELGDWEDVQRLSEDFDLMFDGVINHISKSSEWFQGYLNGDARYADYFTEADPSLDYSKVTRPRNLPLLTRFTTKNGEKYIWTTFSEDQIDINFQNPKVLLDILKVLLLYVNNGARFIRLDAIGFSWKRLGTTCMHLDELHTLVKLIREVLDITAPGTILITETNVPHKDNISYFGNGFDEAQMVYQFPLPPLTLFSFHTKSAVKLMQWAEQLEPTSAGTTFFNFLSSHDGIGMRPVEDRLTSAEKQLMVDKAVEHGGRVSYKDNGDGTTSAYELNVNYLDALSHPNDPDDVRIKKFLAAHAILLSMAGVPGIYIHSLFGSRNDYAGLEQSGINRRINREKLSKADVCEELESESLRSAVFARFSALIQLRRRQNAFSPQAAQKVVTFDERIFSVVRENAESGDSILALVNVSDENVQLRIDYAGQELITGKAVGQSIELLPYQFMWIKR; encoded by the coding sequence ATGATGAATACGATGCCGATGATCCCGCAAGCCGCGAAGGGCAGCCTGTTAGATAAACTCCATGTATTATACGGAACCCAAAGCGCGGCAACGCTGGCGGAAATCGAAAGCCTGCTTCATGAGTTCGGCCGGTTGCCGGCTAAACCATGGGTGTCCGAAAATGACGTGTTACTCATTACTTATGGCGATTCCATTAAAGAAGACGGGCTTGCGCCGCTTGCTACCTTGAAGGAATTTTTACGGCAATATGCGAAAGATACGATTACGGGCGTGCACATCTTACCTTTCTATCCTTATACATCCGACGACGGTTTCTCGGTGGTCGATTATGCGAAGGTCAATCCGGAGCTTGGGGATTGGGAAGACGTTCAGCGCTTGTCCGAAGATTTCGATCTCATGTTCGATGGGGTCATAAACCATATTTCCAAGAGCAGCGAATGGTTTCAAGGCTACTTAAACGGGGATGCCAGGTACGCCGATTATTTCACGGAGGCGGATCCGAGCTTGGATTACAGCAAGGTGACCCGTCCAAGGAATTTGCCGCTGCTGACCCGCTTTACGACCAAGAACGGGGAGAAATATATTTGGACGACGTTCAGCGAGGATCAGATTGACATCAACTTTCAGAATCCGAAGGTGCTGCTGGATATTCTGAAGGTGCTGCTTCTCTATGTTAACAACGGGGCACGCTTCATTCGCCTGGATGCCATCGGGTTCTCATGGAAAAGGCTGGGCACCACATGCATGCATCTTGACGAATTGCACACGTTGGTCAAGCTGATTCGGGAAGTCCTGGATATCACGGCTCCGGGTACAATCCTTATTACCGAGACGAATGTGCCTCATAAAGATAATATCAGTTATTTCGGCAACGGCTTTGACGAAGCGCAGATGGTTTACCAGTTTCCCTTGCCGCCGTTGACCTTGTTTTCCTTTCATACGAAGAGCGCCGTCAAGCTTATGCAGTGGGCGGAGCAGCTAGAGCCGACGTCGGCAGGTACGACTTTCTTTAACTTCTTATCTTCACATGACGGGATCGGCATGAGGCCGGTCGAGGATCGACTGACTTCCGCCGAGAAGCAATTAATGGTCGATAAGGCCGTAGAGCACGGCGGCCGAGTCTCCTATAAGGATAACGGGGACGGCACGACCAGCGCATACGAATTGAATGTGAATTACCTGGATGCCCTATCCCATCCGAATGATCCCGACGATGTCCGGATTAAGAAGTTTCTAGCGGCGCATGCCATCCTGCTATCCATGGCCGGCGTACCCGGAATCTACATCCACAGCTTGTTCGGTTCGAGGAACGACTACGCGGGACTGGAACAAAGCGGCATCAACCGGCGTATCAATCGCGAGAAGCTGAGTAAGGCGGACGTATGCGAGGAGCTGGAATCCGAATCGTTACGAAGCGCAGTGTTCGCCCGTTTCTCGGCATTAATTCAACTGCGACGCCGTCAGAATGCTTTCAGTCCGCAAGCAGCTCAGAAGGTGGTAACGTTCGATGAACGCATATTCTCGGTGGTAAGGGAAAATGCGGAGTCCGGAGATTCGATTCTGGCGCTTGTCAACGTATCTGACGAGAACGTGCAGCTCCGCATCGATTACGCGGGACAAGAGCTCATTACAGGCAAGGCGGTCGGCCAATCGATCGAGCTGCTTCCGTATCAGTTCATGTGGATCAAACGATAA
- a CDS encoding transglutaminase domain-containing protein gives MLLRMLTRLGFIALLLFIGLGSDFDRGAVHAAHTESNLSALKTAIVRQVGLQQTEIDMAYSGDRKQLSAKIGELLQEVFASDEYIAYIVDSYLYTIRTWGPTVKIKLTVTYRESAEQTKLVNRRVEQLLPSIVSSSMTDTQKVRAIHDWIVSHVSFDTTFQRYTAFEALNAGKAVCQGYSLLAYKMLASAGIEARIIEGKVESGSHVWNLVHLGSHWYHMDVTWDDPLPDRPGMVSENYFLKSDAEIRKDHTWTKSYPSAG, from the coding sequence TTGCTGCTGCGTATGCTGACGAGATTAGGATTCATAGCTTTGCTTCTCTTCATTGGTTTAGGTTCCGATTTTGACCGTGGAGCTGTTCATGCAGCACATACGGAGAGCAATCTTTCGGCGTTGAAAACAGCCATCGTGCGGCAAGTGGGGCTTCAGCAAACGGAAATCGATATGGCCTACAGCGGGGACCGTAAGCAATTGTCCGCAAAGATCGGCGAGCTGCTGCAGGAGGTTTTTGCTTCGGATGAGTACATCGCTTATATTGTCGACTCCTATTTGTATACCATCAGAACCTGGGGCCCTACGGTCAAAATCAAGCTGACGGTGACCTACAGGGAATCCGCCGAGCAGACGAAGCTTGTCAATCGGCGCGTCGAGCAGTTGCTGCCTTCCATCGTTTCTTCTAGCATGACCGATACGCAGAAGGTACGGGCAATCCATGATTGGATCGTTTCCCACGTCTCCTTCGACACGACGTTTCAGCGGTATACCGCCTTTGAAGCCTTGAATGCCGGCAAGGCCGTCTGCCAGGGCTATTCGCTGCTTGCCTATAAAATGCTTGCGTCCGCGGGGATTGAAGCCAGAATTATCGAAGGCAAGGTGGAATCTGGCAGCCATGTGTGGAACCTCGTTCATCTGGGGAGCCATTGGTACCACATGGATGTGACGTGGGATGATCCCCTGCCGGACCGACCAGGCATGGTGAGCGAGAACTACTTCCTGAAATCCGATGCGGAGATAAGAAAAGATCATACGTGGACGAAATCTTATCCTTCGGCTGGTTGA
- a CDS encoding GNAT family N-acetyltransferase, with the protein MTERYRLAVEADAERLFTITYDAYATIRELELHWPAANADLKLIQDNLSGHDCYVLELDGDIKATVTLSKGNELKGLTDLPFLRWFAVDPAYQGRGLGGKLLDWVERTVAEQTGAPAVTLATAEKHPWLLTMYKRRGYESFYAFDPGNGDGTMHLMRKPIALDSLANEQDRVERSLADNLAIPAERRLGE; encoded by the coding sequence ATGACCGAACGATACAGACTGGCCGTGGAAGCGGACGCGGAGCGGCTGTTTACGATTACTTACGATGCTTACGCGACAATTCGCGAGCTGGAACTGCACTGGCCTGCGGCCAATGCGGACTTGAAGCTGATTCAAGACAACTTGAGCGGGCACGATTGCTACGTGCTTGAACTGGATGGCGATATCAAAGCGACGGTAACGCTGTCTAAGGGGAACGAACTGAAGGGTTTGACCGATCTTCCGTTTCTCAGATGGTTTGCGGTCGATCCAGCCTATCAGGGCCGAGGCTTGGGAGGAAAGCTGCTCGACTGGGTGGAACGGACGGTCGCAGAGCAAACGGGAGCTCCCGCGGTTACGCTTGCGACGGCGGAGAAGCATCCGTGGCTGCTGACAATGTACAAGCGGAGAGGCTACGAGAGTTTCTATGCCTTCGATCCCGGGAACGGCGATGGTACGATGCATTTGATGCGTAAGCCGATTGCCCTGGATTCGCTAGCGAATGAGCAGGATCGCGTGGAACGGAGCCTAGCGGATAACCTGGCGATCCCGGCCGAAAGGCGGCTGGGCGAATGA
- a CDS encoding LLM class flavin-dependent oxidoreductase, giving the protein MKIAVFSLLMNVPNAVTGESLTPQAKFNNVIRQAVLAESLGFDAYGIGERHGSPFLSSSPPVILAAIAARTSEIRLLTTVTVLSVLDPVRVAEDYATLDHLCGGRLELIIGKGNDPRHYPLFGITEEEQWDSLAERYELLRRLWDEEGVTWEGRFRPKLDHVTTQPRPLQQPIPIWHGSASSTLSTELAARYGEPIFSSNSFHPMEKYKALIDHYRERWAYYGRDPKDAVVGAGAGSLFIAGTREEALRRYRPYYEALQATAAAQHNKSPFTDLEDTVANGPALIGSADNVIEKILTYREAFGHEVLSISVDGLTEDEQQEQLHRFAEEVVPVLRREIPTKVWGDRKLIGSSSM; this is encoded by the coding sequence ATGAAAATTGCCGTGTTCAGCCTGCTCATGAATGTGCCTAACGCGGTAACAGGGGAGTCACTGACCCCGCAGGCGAAATTCAACAACGTTATTCGCCAGGCGGTATTGGCCGAATCGCTGGGATTCGATGCCTACGGCATCGGTGAACGCCACGGCTCTCCGTTCCTGTCCTCATCGCCCCCGGTCATACTCGCGGCAATCGCCGCTCGAACGTCGGAAATTCGGCTGCTGACGACGGTCACCGTGCTGAGCGTGCTTGATCCCGTTCGAGTGGCGGAGGATTACGCGACGCTGGACCACCTATGCGGCGGGAGGCTCGAGCTGATTATCGGCAAAGGAAACGACCCCCGGCACTATCCGCTCTTCGGGATTACGGAAGAAGAACAGTGGGATTCGCTGGCGGAGCGCTACGAGCTGCTTCGCCGGTTATGGGACGAGGAGGGAGTTACTTGGGAAGGGCGTTTCCGCCCGAAGCTCGATCATGTCACGACGCAGCCGAGGCCACTGCAGCAGCCCATTCCGATTTGGCACGGCAGCGCGTCGAGCACGCTGTCAACCGAACTCGCCGCCAGGTACGGCGAACCGATATTCTCGTCGAACTCGTTCCATCCGATGGAGAAGTACAAAGCACTGATCGATCATTACCGGGAACGCTGGGCGTATTACGGACGGGATCCCAAGGATGCCGTCGTCGGCGCGGGGGCAGGCAGCTTGTTCATCGCGGGAACGCGCGAGGAGGCGCTGCGACGCTATCGTCCCTATTACGAAGCGCTTCAGGCCACCGCGGCTGCGCAGCACAACAAGTCGCCGTTCACCGATTTGGAGGATACGGTGGCGAACGGGCCGGCCCTGATTGGCAGCGCCGACAACGTCATCGAGAAAATCCTGACTTACCGCGAGGCGTTCGGGCACGAGGTGCTCAGTATCAGCGTGGACGGCCTGACGGAAGACGAGCAGCAGGAACAGCTGCACCGGTTCGCCGAAGAAGTAGTGCCTGTGCTTCGCCGCGAGATTCCAACTAAGGTCTGGGGCGATAGGAAGCTAATCGGCAGCTCGTCTATGTAA
- a CDS encoding conserved virulence factor C family protein, protein MKLIGIEPTPSPNSMKLNVDEKLPAGQRFSYSLEDAGKAPEPLRSLLAIDGVRGLFRTTDFIALDRKPGADWERILAAARAVLHSEEAGDGSGGAAGAGESFGEAHAFVQLYRGIPMQVRVRTPGGEARAAMTAAFTDAVTRAAAASMIRERKLEELGVRYGEPEEIAAELVKELEAAYPQERLDALVEAALALGSAGEAEVAAAPAVRPAPLSAEELAERLADPDWSVRYEALNRTAPQPAMLPQLAAAITDDNVSIRRLAVVYLGELRLPEAMPLLIAALRDASASVRRTAGDTLSDLGDPAAIGPMIEALRDRNKLVRWRAARFLYEVGDDTAVEALQAAAADPEFEVSLQARIALERIERGEEAAGSVWQQITAARTREGGQ, encoded by the coding sequence ATGAAACTGATCGGCATAGAACCGACGCCAAGTCCCAATTCAATGAAACTGAACGTGGATGAAAAGCTGCCCGCCGGCCAGCGCTTCAGCTATTCGCTCGAGGATGCCGGCAAAGCGCCTGAGCCGCTGCGCAGCCTGCTTGCTATAGATGGCGTGCGGGGGCTGTTCCGCACGACGGATTTCATCGCGCTCGACCGGAAGCCAGGGGCGGACTGGGAGCGCATCCTAGCTGCGGCGCGGGCCGTGCTGCACAGCGAAGAAGCCGGTGACGGCAGCGGAGGCGCTGCCGGCGCAGGGGAATCCTTCGGCGAGGCGCATGCGTTCGTGCAGCTGTATCGGGGTATTCCGATGCAGGTGCGCGTACGCACGCCGGGCGGCGAAGCGCGCGCCGCGATGACCGCTGCGTTCACCGACGCGGTCACTCGCGCTGCCGCGGCCTCGATGATCCGCGAGCGCAAGCTGGAGGAGCTCGGCGTACGCTATGGCGAGCCGGAGGAAATCGCAGCCGAGCTCGTGAAGGAGCTCGAAGCCGCCTATCCGCAAGAGCGGCTGGACGCGCTTGTCGAGGCGGCGCTCGCGCTCGGATCGGCAGGCGAAGCCGAGGTCGCCGCGGCGCCTGCCGTTCGGCCCGCGCCGCTCAGCGCCGAGGAGCTCGCTGAGCGGCTCGCGGATCCGGACTGGTCCGTCCGCTACGAGGCGCTGAACCGCACCGCGCCGCAGCCGGCGATGCTGCCGCAGCTCGCCGCGGCGATCACGGACGACAACGTCTCCATCCGGAGACTCGCCGTCGTCTACCTCGGCGAGCTGCGCCTGCCGGAGGCGATGCCGCTGCTCATCGCTGCGCTGCGGGACGCATCGGCATCCGTCCGGCGCACCGCCGGCGACACGCTGTCCGATCTGGGCGACCCCGCCGCGATCGGACCGATGATTGAAGCGCTGCGCGACCGCAACAAGCTGGTCCGCTGGCGCGCGGCGCGCTTCCTCTACGAGGTCGGAGACGACACCGCCGTAGAGGCGCTGCAAGCTGCTGCGGCCGACCCGGAATTCGAGGTCAGCCTGCAGGCCCGCATCGCGCTCGAGCGCATCGAGCGCGGCGAAGAAGCCGCCGGTTCGGTCTGGCAGCAAATCACGGCTGCCAGAACCCGTGAAGGCGGGCAATAA
- a CDS encoding MBL fold metallo-hydrolase yields MRYHNSNPTAVPRTLKEVRQWRRERAGKMKQKDYSYRVPVADPDLIYLHSNNEEPSLTWIGHSTFLIQRAGLNMITDPIWADKLAFHRRLSPPGLAITDVPPIDVILISHSHYDHLNIATLRRLTGSKMLIVPLGLADKLRRKGFSSVIELDWWEKATFRGVDITFVPAQHWTRRTLTDTNASRWGGFVIENSGSPTVYFAGDSGYFDGFKEIGSKFRDIEVALMPIGAYDPEWFMGPQHVTPEEALQAFLDVGARKFVPMHYGSYKLADDTPREALDRLEAEVLRLGIDRESVRMMPHGETWRLNN; encoded by the coding sequence ATGCGATATCATAATTCCAATCCGACGGCCGTCCCGAGGACCCTCAAGGAAGTCAGGCAATGGCGGAGAGAACGCGCCGGCAAAATGAAACAGAAGGATTATTCCTACCGAGTACCGGTCGCCGATCCAGATCTGATCTACCTGCACAGCAATAACGAAGAACCGTCACTCACTTGGATCGGCCACTCCACGTTTCTCATTCAGCGGGCAGGCCTCAACATGATTACCGACCCGATCTGGGCGGATAAGCTCGCTTTCCATAGACGACTGTCTCCCCCGGGTCTGGCTATTACGGACGTGCCGCCGATCGACGTCATTCTGATATCGCACTCTCATTACGATCATTTGAATATCGCAACGTTGAGGCGGCTGACCGGCAGCAAAATGCTCATCGTTCCGCTCGGCCTTGCCGACAAGCTGCGCCGCAAGGGCTTCTCTTCCGTCATCGAGCTGGATTGGTGGGAGAAGGCGACCTTCCGGGGCGTGGACATCACGTTCGTTCCTGCGCAGCACTGGACCAGGCGCACGCTGACCGATACGAACGCTTCCAGATGGGGCGGATTCGTCATCGAGAACAGCGGCTCGCCGACCGTTTACTTTGCCGGAGACAGCGGTTATTTTGACGGTTTCAAGGAAATCGGCAGCAAATTCCGGGACATCGAGGTAGCGCTGATGCCGATCGGCGCGTATGATCCCGAATGGTTCATGGGACCGCAGCATGTGACGCCGGAGGAGGCGCTGCAAGCATTCCTCGATGTAGGCGCGCGCAAGTTCGTGCCTATGCACTACGGCTCGTATAAGCTTGCGGACGATACACCGCGCGAAGCGCTGGACCGGCTGGAGGCGGAGGTGCTGAGGCTTGGCATTGACCGCGAAAGCGTACGAATGATGCCCCATGGCGAAACCTGGCGGTTAAACAATTAA
- a CDS encoding ABC-F family ATP-binding cassette domain-containing protein, with protein sequence MISTSGITLRYGKRALFEDVNIKFNPGNCYGLIGANGAGKSTFLKILSGEVEQTHGEVHITPGERLAVLKQNHYEYDDFLVLETVIMGHKKLYEVMKEKDAIYAKAEFTDEDGMRAGELEAEFADMNGWEAESEAAGMLNGLGIPPELHDKRMAELSGNEKVRVLLAQALFGNPQILLLDEPTNHLDMLSIEWLENFLGGYEGTVIVVSHDRHFLNQVCTHIADIDFGKIQMYVGNYDFWYESSQLALTLMRDANKKKEDKIKELQAFIQRFSANKSKSKQATSRKKLLDKISLDDIRPSNRKYPFINFKPEREAGKQLLLTDSLTKSIDGAKLIDNLTIAINKGDKIALVGPNTLPKTILFQLLTGELEADAGTYQWGITTTQAYFPKDNSQYFDGVELNLVDWLRQYSKDQDESFIRGFLGRMLFSGDEALKKASVLSGGEKVRCMLSKMMLSGSNVLLMDEPTNHLDLESITALNNGLIDFDGTLIFTSHDHQFVQTIANRIIEITPNGIIDRIMTYDEYLESAEVKALRERMYPAE encoded by the coding sequence ATGATCAGTACAAGCGGCATAACGCTTCGCTATGGCAAGCGGGCGCTATTTGAAGATGTTAATATTAAATTCAATCCAGGCAACTGTTACGGTCTGATTGGCGCGAACGGTGCGGGCAAATCGACGTTCCTGAAAATTTTATCCGGCGAAGTGGAGCAAACGCACGGCGAGGTTCACATCACGCCAGGCGAGCGTCTGGCCGTATTGAAACAGAACCATTACGAGTACGACGATTTCCTCGTGCTCGAGACGGTTATCATGGGCCATAAGAAGCTCTACGAAGTCATGAAAGAGAAGGACGCCATCTACGCCAAAGCGGAATTTACCGATGAAGACGGCATGCGCGCAGGCGAGCTCGAAGCCGAGTTCGCGGACATGAACGGCTGGGAAGCGGAGTCCGAAGCGGCAGGCATGCTGAACGGTCTTGGCATTCCTCCCGAGCTGCATGACAAACGGATGGCGGAGCTGTCCGGTAATGAGAAGGTACGCGTATTGCTGGCACAGGCTTTGTTCGGCAATCCGCAGATCCTGCTGCTCGATGAGCCTACCAACCATCTTGACATGCTGTCGATCGAATGGCTGGAGAACTTCCTTGGCGGGTACGAAGGCACTGTTATCGTCGTATCCCATGACCGGCACTTCCTGAACCAAGTATGTACGCATATCGCAGACATCGACTTCGGCAAAATCCAGATGTATGTCGGTAACTACGACTTCTGGTACGAGTCGAGCCAGCTGGCGCTTACGCTCATGCGCGACGCCAACAAGAAGAAAGAAGACAAGATCAAGGAGCTGCAGGCGTTCATTCAGCGCTTCAGCGCCAACAAATCCAAATCCAAGCAGGCGACCTCCCGTAAGAAGCTGCTTGATAAAATTTCGCTCGACGACATTCGTCCGTCGAACCGTAAATATCCGTTCATCAACTTCAAGCCTGAGCGCGAGGCAGGCAAGCAGCTGCTTCTGACGGACAGCTTGACGAAATCAATCGACGGCGCGAAGCTAATCGACAACCTGACGATTGCGATCAACAAAGGCGACAAGATCGCGCTCGTGGGACCGAACACGCTGCCGAAGACAATTCTGTTCCAATTGCTGACGGGCGAGCTGGAAGCGGACGCGGGCACGTACCAATGGGGCATCACGACGACGCAGGCGTATTTCCCGAAAGACAACTCGCAGTACTTCGACGGCGTCGAGCTGAACCTGGTCGACTGGCTGCGCCAGTACTCCAAGGATCAGGACGAGAGCTTCATCCGCGGCTTCCTGGGCCGCATGCTCTTCTCCGGCGACGAAGCGCTGAAGAAGGCAAGCGTACTGTCCGGAGGCGAGAAAGTGCGCTGCATGCTCTCCAAGATGATGCTTTCCGGCTCGAACGTGCTGCTGATGGACGAACCGACCAACCATTTGGACTTGGAATCGATTACAGCGCTCAACAACGGCTTGATCGATTTCGACGGCACGCTCATCTTCACGTCGCATGACCATCAGTTCGTGCAAACGATCGCTAACCGCATCATTGAAATTACGCCGAACGGCATTATCGACCGCATCATGACGTATGACGAGTACCTGGAAAGCGCCGAAGTCAAAGCACTTCGCGAACGCATGTATCCAGCAGAATAA
- a CDS encoding zinc ribbon domain-containing protein yields the protein MSFFDKVKQGASDAAKKAQQTVEITKLKAQISGKEKDIERIYTQIGTAIYRGHQAGDIAGTEELVAESCRQADELNNEIHLIEERIKAIRFEKTCTCGKVVALDAKFCPDCGSALAEEPKVETTVGEIVVICNQCQTENELNAKFCVSCGSGMSAASGEHTY from the coding sequence ATGTCCTTTTTCGATAAAGTCAAACAAGGCGCATCGGACGCAGCCAAGAAGGCCCAGCAGACGGTTGAAATTACGAAATTGAAAGCGCAAATCTCCGGCAAGGAGAAAGATATCGAACGCATTTATACGCAGATCGGCACTGCGATTTATCGCGGCCATCAGGCAGGAGATATCGCGGGCACGGAGGAGCTTGTAGCTGAAAGCTGCCGCCAGGCGGATGAGCTGAACAATGAGATTCATCTCATCGAAGAGCGGATCAAAGCGATTCGTTTCGAGAAGACGTGCACCTGCGGCAAGGTGGTCGCGCTTGATGCGAAATTTTGCCCGGACTGCGGCTCCGCTCTGGCGGAGGAACCGAAGGTGGAGACCACAGTGGGTGAGATCGTGGTCATCTGCAATCAATGCCAGACGGAGAACGAGCTGAATGCGAAATTCTGCGTTTCCTGCGGATCGGGCATGAGTGCAGCCAGCGGAGAACACACCTATTAG